In Bradyrhizobium guangxiense, the following are encoded in one genomic region:
- a CDS encoding hybrid sensor histidine kinase/response regulator, producing MAGRQRIDRVRRQYNQWVANQTLEDYALRFTAKGARRWSAARVANTALGAISFLAMEAIGGTITLNYGVTNATAAILVVSIIIFCCGVPIAYYAAKCGIDIDLLTRGAGFGYIGSTVTSLIYASFTFIFFAIEAVILASALEMCFGIPRPVGYLISAVVIIPLVAYGITLISRFQLWTQPLWIVLHIIPFAAIAWHNPHSFTEWRKFAGEHGDLNGQFDLLLFGVAASVVFSLVAQIGEQVDFLRFLPRDRRASRASWWMALMSAGPGWIVLGALKLLAGSFLAFFALSHGVPPEEAAEPAHMYLEAFRYVLSQPDLALALTGTFVILSQVKINVTNAYAGSIAWSNFFSRLTHSHPGRVVWLVFNVIVALLLMEIGVYKALEQTLALYSNVAIAWVGALVADLVVNKPLGLRPQQIEFKRAHLYDINPVGVGAMTIATIVSISAFYGLFGPTAKALSAFIALAVAFIAAPLIAWATDGKYYIARKPKRSWQNIEAIQCCICEHSFEPEDMASCPAYAGPICSLCCSLDARCHDLCKPHARIQAQVSETLGKLMPQPIYARINSQLGHYIGVFVVSAGLVALVLGLIYLQTSASVHGENVLVSDLLWKVFFSLSIIIGVVAWLFVLAQQSRRAAEAETRRQTALLIQEIDAHKRTDAELQRAKEVAESANLAKSRYVVGLSHELRSPLNAISGYAQLLEQDTTLSTKPRDQVRVVRRSADHLSGLIDGILDISKIEAGRLYLSRDEVRLSEFLDQLVGMFRLQAAAKGIDFVFRRPAHLPVVVYADEKRLRQVLINLLSNAIKFTQTGSVQFVVHYRSPVAEFEVIDTGPGIQGDDLERIFAPFERGALGASQPQTGTGLGLTISRLLAGVMGGDIKVTSTVGTGSTFKVKILLSEVTNPQRIAPVEAPVSGYHGARKTILITDDDPVHRDLLREVLTPLGFILLSAPDGPGCLALAQHCRPDLFLLDISMPTMDGWAVAEALRASGHHQARILMVSASALEAHGTPLAQPFHDGYLMKPIDIPRLLETIRQLLRIEWQYGPDEVAVSFWRPESGSRPPARHIEALIGLGQIGYVRGIQLKLDEIGSEHPEHADFVAQMRSLVDRFDIDQYMATLKTLHAHEH from the coding sequence GTGGCAGGGCGGCAGCGAATCGACCGCGTCAGGCGCCAGTACAACCAGTGGGTCGCCAACCAGACGCTGGAGGACTACGCGCTGCGTTTCACCGCCAAGGGCGCGCGCCGCTGGTCCGCCGCCCGGGTCGCCAACACCGCGCTGGGCGCGATCTCGTTCCTGGCGATGGAGGCGATTGGCGGCACCATCACCCTGAACTATGGCGTCACCAATGCGACCGCCGCCATCCTCGTGGTCTCGATCATCATCTTCTGCTGCGGCGTGCCGATCGCCTATTATGCCGCCAAATGCGGCATCGACATCGACCTGCTCACCCGCGGTGCCGGCTTCGGCTACATCGGTTCGACCGTCACCTCGCTGATCTACGCGTCCTTCACCTTCATCTTCTTTGCGATCGAAGCCGTAATTCTCGCCTCCGCTCTCGAGATGTGCTTCGGGATTCCGCGGCCGGTCGGCTATCTCATCAGCGCCGTCGTCATCATCCCGCTGGTGGCCTACGGCATCACCCTGATCAGCCGTTTCCAGCTCTGGACGCAACCGCTGTGGATCGTGCTCCACATCATTCCATTTGCGGCGATCGCCTGGCACAACCCGCACTCCTTCACGGAATGGCGCAAATTTGCCGGCGAGCACGGCGATCTCAACGGCCAGTTCGATCTATTGCTGTTCGGCGTCGCGGCCTCGGTGGTGTTTTCGCTGGTGGCGCAGATCGGCGAGCAGGTCGACTTCCTGCGCTTCCTGCCGCGCGACCGCCGGGCCTCCAGGGCCTCCTGGTGGATGGCGCTGATGAGCGCCGGGCCGGGCTGGATCGTGCTGGGTGCGCTGAAGCTCCTGGCCGGCTCCTTCCTCGCCTTCTTCGCGCTCAGTCATGGTGTGCCGCCCGAGGAGGCCGCCGAGCCGGCGCACATGTATCTCGAAGCGTTCCGCTATGTGCTGTCGCAGCCGGACCTCGCGCTGGCACTGACCGGCACGTTCGTGATCCTGTCGCAGGTCAAGATCAACGTCACCAACGCCTATGCCGGCTCGATCGCCTGGTCGAACTTCTTTTCGCGCCTGACCCACAGCCATCCCGGCCGCGTCGTCTGGCTGGTCTTCAACGTCATCGTGGCGCTGCTGCTGATGGAGATCGGCGTCTACAAGGCCCTGGAGCAGACGCTGGCGCTTTATTCGAATGTCGCGATCGCCTGGGTCGGCGCGCTGGTCGCAGATCTCGTGGTCAACAAGCCGCTTGGGTTGCGACCCCAGCAGATCGAGTTCAAGCGGGCGCATCTCTACGACATCAATCCGGTCGGCGTGGGCGCGATGACGATCGCGACCATCGTCTCCATCAGCGCCTTCTACGGCCTGTTCGGGCCCACCGCGAAGGCGCTGTCGGCCTTCATCGCGCTCGCGGTGGCCTTCATCGCCGCGCCGTTGATTGCCTGGGCCACCGACGGCAAGTACTACATCGCACGCAAGCCGAAGCGGAGCTGGCAGAACATCGAGGCGATCCAGTGCTGCATCTGCGAGCACTCGTTCGAGCCGGAGGACATGGCCTCCTGCCCCGCTTACGCCGGGCCGATCTGCTCCTTGTGCTGTTCGCTGGACGCGCGCTGCCACGACCTCTGCAAGCCGCATGCGCGGATCCAGGCGCAGGTGTCGGAGACGCTGGGCAAGCTGATGCCGCAGCCGATCTACGCCCGGATCAACTCGCAGCTCGGCCATTATATCGGCGTGTTCGTGGTCTCCGCCGGCCTGGTCGCCCTGGTGCTCGGACTCATCTATCTGCAGACCTCGGCAAGCGTACATGGCGAGAACGTGCTCGTCTCCGACCTGCTGTGGAAGGTGTTCTTTTCGCTCAGCATCATCATCGGCGTGGTGGCCTGGCTATTCGTGCTGGCGCAGCAGAGCCGCCGCGCGGCCGAAGCCGAGACGCGGCGCCAGACCGCGCTGCTGATCCAAGAGATCGACGCCCACAAGCGCACCGATGCCGAGCTCCAGCGCGCCAAGGAAGTCGCCGAATCCGCCAACCTCGCCAAGAGCCGCTACGTGGTGGGCCTGAGCCACGAGCTGCGCTCGCCGCTGAACGCGATCAGCGGCTATGCCCAGCTTCTGGAGCAGGATACGACGCTCAGCACCAAGCCGCGCGACCAGGTTCGTGTCGTGCGCCGCAGCGCCGACCATCTCTCCGGCCTGATCGACGGCATTCTGGACATCTCCAAGATCGAGGCGGGGCGATTGTATCTGTCGCGCGACGAGGTGCGCTTAAGCGAATTCCTCGACCAGCTGGTCGGCATGTTCCGTCTTCAGGCCGCCGCCAAGGGCATCGATTTCGTGTTCCGACGACCGGCACATCTGCCGGTCGTGGTCTATGCCGACGAGAAGCGGCTGCGCCAGGTGCTGATCAACCTGCTCTCCAACGCGATCAAGTTCACCCAGACCGGCAGCGTGCAGTTCGTCGTGCACTATCGCAGCCCCGTCGCCGAGTTCGAGGTGATCGACACCGGGCCAGGCATCCAGGGCGACGATCTCGAGCGCATCTTCGCGCCGTTCGAGCGCGGTGCGCTCGGCGCCTCGCAGCCGCAGACCGGCACCGGGCTCGGCCTCACCATCAGCCGCCTGCTCGCGGGCGTGATGGGCGGCGATATCAAGGTCACGAGCACCGTCGGCACCGGCTCGACGTTCAAGGTCAAGATCCTGCTCTCGGAGGTCACCAATCCGCAGCGCATCGCGCCGGTGGAAGCCCCGGTCTCCGGCTATCACGGCGCGCGCAAGACCATCCTCATCACCGATGACGACCCCGTGCATCGCGACCTGCTGCGCGAGGTGCTGACGCCGCTCGGCTTCATCCTGCTCAGCGCCCCCGACGGTCCCGGCTGCCTTGCGCTGGCGCAGCACTGCCGGCCCGATCTGTTCCTGCTCGACATCTCGATGCCCACCATGGACGGCTGGGCCGTGGCGGAAGCCTTGCGCGCGAGCGGCCATCACCAGGCGCGCATCCTGATGGTGTCGGCGAGCGCGCTCGAAGCGCACGGCACGCCGCTGGCACAACCGTTCCACGACGGCTACCTGATGAAGCCGATCGACATCCCGCGGCTGCTGGAGACGATCCGTCAGCTCCTCAGGATCGAATGGCAATACGGCCCGGACGAGGTCGCGGTGTCGTTCTGGCGTCCCGAGAGCGGATCGAGGCCGCCGGCGCGGCACATCGAGGCGCTGATCGGGCTCGGCCAGATCGGATATGTCAGGGGTATCCAGTTGAAACTGGACGAGATCGGCAGCGAGCATCCGGAGCATGCCGATTTCGTCGCGCAGATGCGGTCGCTGGTCGACCGCTTTGATATCGACCAGTACATGGCCACATTGAAGACGTTGCATGCGCATGAACATTGA
- a CDS encoding response regulator, producing MRMNIESKKRDVALVVDDSPETLRLLTDALDGAGMTVMVALDGAAAMRIVDQITPDIVLLDAVMPGIDGFETCRRLKRDADLANVPVIFMTGLAETEHIVRGLEAGGGDYVTKPIVIEEMLARIRVHLGNARLTQSARAALDVSGRFLFAVNHQGNVLWATPQAQKLMSDHQGTQAEDFVLSPSLLQWLEQAKAKGSSKSQATSLPDNPQLRLYYMGETAPNEFLLRLSRDSGTALPPEFTSELGLTTREGEVLAWLSKGKTNRDIAQILGLSPRTVDKHLEQIYAKLGVENRTAAAAIAANATRRNS from the coding sequence ATGCGCATGAACATTGAGTCGAAGAAGCGCGACGTCGCGCTCGTTGTCGATGACTCTCCGGAGACGCTGCGGCTGCTGACCGACGCGCTCGACGGCGCCGGCATGACGGTGATGGTGGCGCTCGACGGCGCAGCCGCGATGCGCATCGTCGACCAGATCACGCCCGACATCGTGCTGTTGGACGCCGTGATGCCCGGTATCGACGGCTTCGAGACCTGCCGCCGCCTCAAGCGCGATGCGGATCTTGCCAATGTCCCGGTCATCTTCATGACGGGGCTCGCCGAAACCGAGCATATCGTGCGCGGGCTCGAGGCGGGCGGCGGCGACTACGTGACCAAGCCGATCGTGATCGAGGAGATGCTGGCGCGCATCCGCGTCCATCTCGGCAATGCCCGGCTGACACAGAGCGCGCGCGCCGCGCTCGACGTCTCCGGCCGTTTCCTGTTCGCGGTCAACCACCAGGGCAACGTGCTGTGGGCGACGCCGCAGGCGCAGAAGCTGATGTCCGACCATCAGGGCACGCAGGCCGAGGACTTCGTGCTGTCGCCGTCATTGCTGCAATGGCTGGAGCAGGCCAAGGCCAAGGGCAGCTCGAAGTCTCAGGCGACCTCGCTGCCCGACAACCCGCAACTGCGGCTCTATTACATGGGCGAAACGGCGCCGAACGAGTTTCTGCTGCGGCTCTCCAGGGACTCCGGCACCGCGCTGCCGCCGGAATTCACCAGCGAGCTCGGCCTCACCACCCGCGAAGGCGAGGTGCTGGCCTGGCTCAGCAAGGGCAAGACCAACCGCGACATCGCGCAAATCCTGGGCCTCAGCCCGCGCACGGTCGACAAGCATCTCGAGCAGATCTACGCCAAGCTCGGCGTGGAGAACCGCACCGCCGCTGCGGCGATTGCGGCGAATGCGACGCGGCGGAATTCGTGA
- a CDS encoding flavin-containing monooxygenase, with protein MNVAVRSHAMAKQASEHFDVLIVGAGISGIGSAYHIQKQLPGTSYVILETQETFGGTWSTHRYPGIRSDSDLHTFGYSFKPWVGPPIATAEEILSYMKEVIDDNDIARHIRYKHKINSASWSSEHNLWTIEAVTTDTAEPRTFTANFLWMCQGYYRHSEGYTPEWKGMDRFKGRIVHPQTWPDDIDLTNKKVVVIGSGATAATLVPNIADKCAHVTMLQRSPTYFRLGRNAIEIAEELRRLQVDEAWIHEIVRRKILFEQDAFTKLCVSKPEQVKKELIGQISAVLGPDYDVETHFTPKYRPWRQRIAFVPDADLFKGIASGKASVVTDEIECFVEKGIQLKSGKVLEADIIVTATGFNLAALGDIAFEIDGKPLAFGDAVTYRGMMFTGVPNMVWVFGYFRASWTLRVDLVADFVCRLLGHMKAKGARRVEVKLRPEDHNMPILPWIDPENFNPGYMMRNMDLLPKRGDKPEWQHSQDYWTEKDEIPKTDLDDKAFVYG; from the coding sequence ATGAATGTCGCTGTTCGCAGTCACGCCATGGCCAAACAGGCATCGGAACATTTCGACGTGCTGATCGTCGGCGCCGGCATCTCCGGCATCGGTAGCGCCTATCACATCCAGAAGCAGCTTCCGGGCACGAGCTACGTCATCCTGGAGACGCAGGAAACATTTGGAGGCACCTGGAGCACACATCGCTATCCCGGCATTCGCTCCGACAGCGATCTCCATACTTTTGGCTACAGCTTCAAGCCGTGGGTCGGGCCGCCGATTGCGACCGCCGAGGAGATCCTCTCCTATATGAAAGAGGTGATCGACGACAACGATATCGCGCGGCATATCCGCTACAAGCACAAGATCAATTCGGCGAGCTGGTCGAGCGAGCACAATCTCTGGACCATCGAGGCGGTGACGACCGACACCGCAGAGCCCAGGACCTTCACCGCGAACTTCCTCTGGATGTGCCAGGGCTATTACCGCCATTCGGAAGGCTACACGCCGGAATGGAAGGGCATGGACCGCTTCAAGGGCCGCATCGTCCATCCCCAGACCTGGCCTGACGATATCGACCTCACCAACAAGAAGGTCGTCGTGATCGGCTCGGGCGCCACCGCGGCAACGCTGGTGCCGAACATCGCGGACAAATGCGCCCATGTCACCATGCTGCAGCGCTCGCCGACCTATTTCCGACTCGGCCGCAACGCCATCGAGATCGCGGAGGAGCTGCGCCGGCTGCAGGTCGATGAGGCCTGGATCCACGAGATCGTGCGGCGCAAGATCCTGTTCGAGCAGGACGCCTTCACGAAACTCTGCGTCTCCAAGCCCGAGCAGGTGAAGAAGGAGCTGATCGGCCAGATCAGCGCGGTGCTCGGCCCGGACTACGATGTCGAGACACATTTCACGCCGAAATACCGGCCGTGGCGGCAGCGTATTGCCTTCGTGCCCGATGCCGATCTGTTCAAGGGGATTGCCAGCGGCAAGGCCTCGGTCGTCACCGACGAGATCGAATGCTTCGTCGAGAAGGGTATCCAGCTCAAGTCGGGCAAGGTGCTCGAGGCCGACATCATCGTCACCGCGACCGGCTTCAATCTCGCGGCGCTCGGCGATATCGCGTTCGAGATCGACGGCAAGCCGCTCGCCTTCGGCGATGCCGTCACCTACCGCGGTATGATGTTCACGGGCGTTCCGAACATGGTCTGGGTGTTCGGCTATTTCCGCGCCAGCTGGACGCTGCGGGTCGACCTCGTCGCCGATTTCGTCTGCAGGCTGCTCGGACACATGAAGGCGAAAGGCGCCAGGAGGGTCGAGGTCAAGCTGCGACCTGAAGACCACAACATGCCGATCCTGCCCTGGATCGATCCGGAAAACTTCAATCCCGGCTACATGATGCGCAACATGGATCTGTTGCCCAAGCGCGGCGACAAGCCGGAATGGCAGCACAGCCAGGATTACTGGACCGAGAAGGACGAGATTCCGAAGACGGACCTCGACGACAAGGCGTTTGTCTATGGGTGA
- a CDS encoding S1 family peptidase, whose amino-acid sequence MTKLATLIIAALLLAAPARAIVGGGTPQADGVARAVVTIVGSRGNFCTGSLIAPRVVLTVAHCVQPGADYKIVDRGADGAPQLLNVRTVAIHPNFNMQAMQAHRATADVALLQLEIPLKGKSTMTVGMPQIPIQVGSRFVIAGIGVTVRGDGKSGGATRVAALVATGQPGTLQIRLVDPVTNGVRDGIGACTGDSGGPVLEDRPNGPILVGLISWSTGPNGAAGCGGLTGVTPLTLYRDWILQTARSWGAGL is encoded by the coding sequence ATGACAAAGCTTGCAACCCTCATCATCGCCGCGCTGCTGCTCGCTGCGCCCGCGCGCGCCATCGTCGGCGGCGGTACGCCGCAGGCCGACGGCGTAGCGCGCGCCGTGGTCACCATCGTTGGCTCGCGCGGCAATTTCTGCACCGGCAGCTTGATTGCGCCACGCGTGGTCCTGACGGTCGCGCACTGTGTGCAGCCTGGCGCGGACTACAAGATCGTCGATCGCGGAGCCGACGGTGCCCCGCAATTGCTGAACGTGCGCACCGTCGCCATCCATCCGAACTTCAATATGCAGGCGATGCAGGCGCATCGTGCCACCGCCGACGTGGCATTGCTGCAACTGGAAATTCCACTCAAGGGAAAATCCACGATGACGGTCGGCATGCCGCAAATTCCAATCCAGGTCGGCAGCCGCTTCGTCATCGCCGGCATCGGCGTCACGGTACGCGGTGACGGCAAGAGCGGCGGCGCGACGCGTGTCGCCGCGCTCGTTGCCACGGGCCAGCCCGGCACTCTCCAAATCCGGCTGGTTGATCCCGTAACCAACGGTGTTCGCGATGGAATTGGCGCCTGCACGGGCGATTCCGGTGGCCCCGTGCTGGAGGACAGGCCGAATGGTCCCATCCTTGTCGGCCTCATCAGCTGGTCCACCGGTCCGAACGGCGCAGCCGGCTGCGGTGGATTGACCGGCGTCACGCCGCTCACGCTCTATCGCGACTGGATCTTGCAGACCGCGCGGAGCTGGGGTGCGGGCCTGTGA
- a CDS encoding HAD-IA family hydrolase gives MTVEAVIFDFGGVLTSSPFEAFARFETARGLPVDIIRRTNAANHLENAWARFERAEVDIETFDRLFAEESLALGAEVRGRDVLPLLQGDLRPEMVEALKRIKAQFKTGCITNNLPANAIGSLTGRSLYIAEVMVLFDHVIESAKIGLRKPDPRIYARMVETLKVDPNKCVYLDDLGVNLKPAREMGMTTIKVTSGAQAIAELEKATGLKLG, from the coding sequence GTGACGGTCGAGGCGGTTATCTTTGATTTTGGCGGCGTGCTGACGAGTTCACCGTTCGAGGCGTTTGCGCGGTTCGAGACGGCGCGCGGCCTGCCTGTCGACATCATCCGGCGCACCAATGCCGCCAACCATCTGGAAAATGCCTGGGCCAGGTTCGAACGCGCCGAGGTCGATATCGAGACGTTCGATCGCCTGTTCGCCGAGGAGTCGCTGGCACTCGGCGCGGAGGTACGCGGCCGCGACGTGCTGCCGCTGCTGCAGGGCGATCTGCGCCCCGAGATGGTCGAGGCCCTGAAGCGAATCAAGGCGCAATTCAAGACCGGCTGCATCACCAACAACCTCCCAGCCAATGCCATCGGAAGCCTGACCGGACGCTCGCTCTACATCGCCGAAGTCATGGTGCTGTTCGATCACGTGATCGAATCCGCCAAGATCGGCCTGCGCAAGCCCGACCCGCGCATCTACGCGCGGATGGTCGAGACGCTCAAGGTCGATCCGAACAAGTGCGTCTATCTCGACGATCTCGGCGTCAATCTGAAGCCGGCGCGCGAGATGGGCATGACCACGATCAAGGTGACGAGCGGCGCGCAGGCGATTGCCGAGCTCGAGAAGGCGACGGGGCTGAAGCTGGGGTAG
- the mtnA gene encoding S-methyl-5-thioribose-1-phosphate isomerase has translation MKVDGKHFRSIWRERDGWSIGAIDQRRLPHEFVVAKLTSCEDAAVAIRDMLVRGAPLIGATAAYGMALGMREDASGAGLTRAYDTLVVARPTAINLKWALDEMRATLAPVDPLERAEAAYARADEIVEQDVEINRGIAGNGLKLIEAIAAKKPGETVNLLTHCNAGWLATVDWGTATAPIYLAHERGIKVHVWVDETRPRNQGASLTAWELGHHGVPHTVIPDNTGGHLMQHGMVDLAIVGTDRVAANGDVCNKIGTYLKALAAHDNNVPFYVALPSPTIDFAVHDGIRDIPIEQRSGAEVTDMTGRTADGRLETVRIVPENSPVANYAFDVTPARLVTGLITERGVLKPDRASLAAAFPERVTASAE, from the coding sequence ATGAAGGTCGACGGCAAGCATTTCCGCAGCATCTGGCGCGAACGTGACGGCTGGTCCATCGGCGCGATCGATCAGCGCCGATTGCCACACGAGTTCGTCGTCGCGAAGCTGACATCGTGTGAAGACGCGGCCGTCGCGATCCGCGACATGCTGGTGCGCGGCGCGCCGCTGATCGGCGCTACCGCGGCCTATGGCATGGCGCTCGGCATGCGCGAGGACGCCTCCGGCGCGGGCCTGACGCGCGCTTATGACACGCTCGTGGTGGCGCGGCCGACGGCAATCAATCTGAAATGGGCGCTGGACGAGATGCGCGCGACGCTCGCGCCGGTCGATCCGCTGGAGCGGGCCGAGGCAGCCTACGCGCGCGCCGACGAGATCGTCGAGCAGGACGTCGAGATCAATCGCGGCATCGCCGGCAACGGGCTGAAGCTGATCGAGGCGATCGCAGCGAAGAAGCCGGGCGAGACGGTCAATTTGCTGACCCATTGCAACGCCGGCTGGCTCGCCACCGTCGATTGGGGCACGGCGACGGCGCCGATCTATCTCGCCCATGAGCGCGGCATCAAGGTCCACGTCTGGGTCGACGAGACGCGTCCGCGCAATCAGGGCGCCTCGCTCACGGCCTGGGAGCTCGGCCATCACGGTGTGCCGCACACGGTGATTCCCGACAACACCGGCGGGCACCTGATGCAGCACGGCATGGTCGATCTCGCCATCGTCGGCACCGACCGCGTCGCCGCCAATGGCGACGTCTGCAACAAGATCGGCACCTATCTGAAGGCGCTCGCCGCGCACGACAACAACGTGCCGTTCTACGTCGCGCTGCCGTCGCCGACGATCGATTTCGCGGTCCATGACGGCATCCGCGACATCCCGATCGAGCAGCGCAGCGGCGCGGAGGTCACCGACATGACCGGCCGCACCGCGGACGGCCGGCTGGAGACGGTGCGCATCGTGCCGGAGAATTCACCGGTCGCGAACTACGCCTTCGACGTCACGCCGGCGCGTCTCGTGACGGGTCTGATTACGGAGCGCGGCGTGCTGAAGCCGGATCGTGCTTCGCTGGCGGCGGCGTTCCCGGAACGGGTCACCGCTTCGGCGGAGTAG
- a CDS encoding S-methyl-5'-thioadenosine phosphorylase: protein MTQAVLGIIGGSGIYDLPGLEDAREELIKSPWGEPSAPLRRGSIAGLPIVFLPRHDKGHRLSPSDINYRANIDVLKRAGVTDLISLSACGSFKEELPPGTFVLVDQFVDRTHKRESSFFGRGCVAHVSMAHPVSPRLRIHLAAAAEAEGITVVRGGTYVCMEGPQFSTYAESMTYKTLGYSVIGMTNMPEAKLAREAEICYATVAMVTDFDCWHPDHDAVTVQDIIRVLTSNADKAKALVARLAKDLPREHEPCPIGSDRALDTALITAPEARDPELLKKLDAVAGRVLRA, encoded by the coding sequence ATGACGCAGGCGGTATTGGGCATCATCGGCGGCTCGGGCATCTATGACCTGCCGGGTCTCGAGGATGCACGCGAAGAGCTGATCAAAAGCCCTTGGGGTGAGCCGTCGGCGCCCTTGAGGCGCGGTTCCATCGCCGGCCTGCCCATTGTATTCCTGCCGCGGCACGACAAGGGCCACCGGCTGTCACCCTCCGACATCAACTATCGCGCCAATATCGACGTGCTGAAGCGCGCCGGTGTCACCGACTTGATCTCGCTGTCGGCCTGCGGCTCCTTCAAGGAGGAACTGCCGCCAGGCACCTTCGTTCTCGTCGATCAATTCGTCGACCGCACGCACAAGCGCGAGAGCTCGTTCTTCGGGCGGGGCTGCGTCGCGCATGTGTCGATGGCGCATCCCGTCTCGCCGCGGCTGCGCATCCATCTCGCTGCAGCGGCCGAGGCCGAGGGCATCACCGTGGTGCGCGGCGGAACCTATGTCTGCATGGAGGGGCCGCAATTCTCCACCTATGCGGAGAGCATGACGTACAAGACGCTGGGCTATTCCGTGATCGGCATGACCAACATGCCCGAGGCGAAGCTCGCACGCGAGGCGGAGATCTGCTACGCGACCGTCGCCATGGTCACCGATTTCGACTGCTGGCATCCGGACCACGATGCCGTCACCGTGCAGGACATCATCCGCGTATTGACGTCGAACGCCGACAAGGCGAAGGCGCTGGTGGCGCGGCTGGCCAAAGATCTTCCGCGCGAGCACGAGCCGTGTCCGATCGGCTCCGACCGCGCGCTAGACACCGCGCTGATCACGGCGCCCGAAGCGCGGGATCCCGAGCTTCTCAAGAAGCTCGACGCGGTGGCGGGACGCGTGCTGCGGGCGTGA
- a CDS encoding phosphopantetheine-binding protein, which yields MQAFDDDVRNRIIKLVKGILQQNSLSADVTPSTKLVDAGLTSMDMVNLMLGVEAEFDFTIPQSEITPENFQSVETLERMVATQLQPATAA from the coding sequence ATGCAAGCCTTTGACGACGACGTGCGCAATCGCATCATCAAGCTGGTGAAGGGCATCCTGCAGCAGAATTCGCTCAGCGCTGACGTCACACCGTCCACCAAGCTCGTCGATGCCGGCCTGACCTCGATGGACATGGTCAACCTGATGCTCGGCGTCGAGGCCGAATTCGACTTCACCATCCCGCAGTCGGAGATCACGCCGGAGAATTTCCAGTCCGTCGAGACGCTGGAACGGATGGTGGCGACCCAGCTGCAGCCGGCGACCGCGGCCTAG
- a CDS encoding acyl-CoA dehydrogenase family protein: MNVREAVLTVDETQTSLLEQGPSLTERAARTATAAAADADQVDRDARFPHKAFEVAREQKLLGVMIPVEFGGFGASIYDVTDICYTLGRACASTAMIYAMHQTKVACVIRHGHGIPWMETMMRRVARDQWLLASSTTEGQNGGNIRASAAAVDHAGDTISLVRDATVISYGAEADGLVTIARRATDAAASDQVLLALAKDDYSLKRTLGWETLGMRGTCSTGFELKVDCPADRVFPESYDKIHAQTMTPFAHLCWSSAWAGIAAAAVTRAQAFIRKAARSSGGQMPPAAAHFTAAKMSLAKLRALLATNIDAFARAEHDERALGSLDFQSSITLLKVQASELAVETVMHAMRTAGLSGYRNDGEFTMGRHLRDVLSSPIMINNDRILANAATSTLMSGVPSSLRD; encoded by the coding sequence ATGAACGTGCGTGAAGCAGTCCTCACTGTCGACGAAACGCAGACGAGCTTGCTCGAGCAGGGACCTTCCCTGACCGAGCGTGCCGCCCGGACCGCCACCGCCGCTGCGGCCGACGCCGACCAGGTCGATCGCGACGCCCGTTTTCCGCACAAGGCTTTCGAGGTCGCCCGCGAACAGAAGCTGCTCGGCGTCATGATCCCGGTCGAGTTCGGCGGCTTCGGCGCCTCCATCTACGACGTCACCGACATCTGCTACACGCTCGGACGCGCCTGCGCCTCGACGGCGATGATCTACGCGATGCATCAGACCAAGGTGGCCTGCGTCATCAGGCACGGCCACGGCATCCCCTGGATGGAAACCATGATGCGCCGGGTCGCCCGCGACCAGTGGCTGCTCGCCTCCTCCACCACCGAAGGCCAGAACGGCGGCAACATCCGCGCCAGCGCCGCTGCCGTCGACCACGCCGGCGACACCATCTCGCTGGTCCGCGACGCCACCGTGATCTCCTACGGGGCCGAGGCCGACGGCCTCGTCACCATCGCCCGCCGCGCCACCGACGCTGCCGCCTCCGATCAGGTGCTGCTGGCACTCGCCAAGGACGATTATTCGCTGAAGCGGACGCTGGGCTGGGAAACGCTGGGGATGCGCGGCACCTGCTCGACGGGCTTCGAGCTGAAGGTCGATTGCCCCGCCGACCGCGTCTTCCCGGAATCCTACGACAAGATCCATGCCCAGACCATGACGCCGTTCGCGCATCTATGCTGGTCGTCGGCCTGGGCCGGCATTGCCGCCGCAGCCGTTACCCGCGCGCAGGCCTTCATCCGCAAGGCGGCGCGCTCGTCCGGCGGCCAGATGCCGCCGGCCGCTGCGCATTTCACCGCGGCCAAGATGTCGCTGGCCAAGCTGCGCGCGCTGCTCGCCACCAACATCGACGCGTTCGCCCGCGCCGAGCATGACGAGCGCGCGCTCGGCTCGCTCGACTTCCAGTCTTCGATCACGCTTCTGAAGGTGCAGGCCTCCGAGCTCGCGGTCGAAACCGTGATGCATGCGATGCGCACTGCGGGCCTTTCGGGCTACCGCAACGACGGCGAGTTCACCATGGGCCGGCACCTCCGCGACGTATTGTCGTCGCCGATCATGATCAACAACGACCGCATTCTGGCCAACGCCGCGACCTCGACCCTGATGAGCGGCGTGCCGTCGAGCCTTCGCGACTGA